A stretch of DNA from Odontesthes bonariensis isolate fOdoBon6 chromosome 5, fOdoBon6.hap1, whole genome shotgun sequence:
CGAGGTTCAACAGTCAGCCGAAGCCTCCCTTCCAACACCTTACAGGCTGAGTCGTGTGATCCCCCCATCTCTGGGGCACCTTTTTAGAAGCATATAATGCTATGAAATCAGTATTTTATTGTTCTAGTGAATGACTCTTGCTCAATTTGATGTTTATTTTCTCAAATAGTTTATTTATTAAGGGAAAAGCATGCAAAAGAAGTCCCTTTATTAGACtggaaaaatgcccctccaaaaataagtaagaaaaacaacaaatacaagatgcttttgcttgaaataagcaaaaaaatctgccaatggaactagtaaaaatcggcttgtcaagatttcttgaaataagatgtgatatttaggacttttgagttaaaagtgatcttgaaattagcttaaaaacctcttcaaatgaaaaaaaaagcttgtttcatgtgaaatatgactcaaaacaagatgttttcaagactttttcacttaacaagatatctaagatgtattgtattaaaacaagtccctatatctggctgaaatggtgcttgttaggcagttgtgtcttaaatcaagtgtaatgagatactcaatgagacaaatatacttggtaagatttagattttttccagtgcaccctgtccgagcaaaaaaaaaacctatatCTTTAAAATACTTAAGTTCAATCATTCAAAATGATCTTTTACATGTAAGAAATACTATAAGAGTTACCAAAAAGATCATTTCGACTCCTCTTTTACTTATAATTCAAAGCACTACACAATATTTCACGAAGTCTTCGTCCACTTTTGTGTTCACAAGTGTGTTCCCAGATAAAACAAATACAGGAGAAAATGCAATAATCCTCCGGAATGAGGAGGATTAAACTAAATTGAAAAACACTGGGTGCAAAACTTGAACAAAACCAGTTGGTTTACATTCCACCTCTGAAGTTTGTAGATTTGGTTTCCCATGAGCCACTGTAAGTCTCATTGTAAAGGCTTTGTGTAAACTCCACGAAGAGTGAGCTTAACTCTGATAAACATCCCCAAAGGGCTTTGAAAAGAAGTCTCAGAACACGCTTCAGCGTAAGACAACAAACCAGACTTTTATTAATCGCGTTTCCTGATATTTTCGCGTGTCTTCACGAGCATCCCGTCATAAGTATTTCAGCACAGCTTTCTTTACAGATAGAGACGTACACAGGACTTCGGTCTAATAGATCGGGATGATTTCAGTGGTGCATTTGCATGACGCGGGGCACCATTCAGACACCAGGGAGAGTTTGCATCCAAACAGGGTTTTCAGGGTTGGGCAGTTGATGAAGCTGTTTATGTATGGGCATGGGTTGGCtgtaaagaaagagaaaagcaaaaaaGAGAGATTATTTAATCCAGACGCCATCTCTAAAGTCTCCCTCTTCATGTGCTGTGATTTGTTACTCACTGCAGAGTTTGTCCACACAGTCGTCGGGACAGGAAGCACACGGCGTCCCAACCTTGTAAGGCGGCCATCCCTTAAAGTTTCCCCTATTAGGAGAAAACCAGAGTTCGTCTTCAGAGATTGTCTAATTAAATCTGTTCAGAGGATTAttgaatagggctgggcaacgattcaaattttaatctaattaatcacatgatttccctgattaatcatgattaatcgcatcTGTacccaaaatccaaaaatgaatccaaaagtagtgtatagcttttagcatttagttttattttaaatgtgctgccatatgaatgaaagtgccataacatttgttgtgcaaacacacttttaacatcagcatctttctgtagtttttatgtagaagcctcgctccactgtctgtttccttgaatgacttgctgctatcagttgtgtgttttgcctttaagtgatattttagactggaactactacgctgagaagacaattcaacttggctgtaaatacaGGAGTttctttaaaatttattttgaaatacgtgcttttatgttgaaacaagtaaaacaggaagtagcgccggttagctccgtgagcttcacacaggctgtgttcgaaacagcaTACTTATCtaactactcatactaactttttgagttagtatgcgagtttgagtaagcgaaaGTTccaggatgcatactagattctctgaaatgttgggtatgcatcatgaggttactactcatactcaaactacccaagatgcaacgtaacgtgacgtcgccgatcttcatttcctgtcaaaacggcagtttcaagctagctgcaacgagggtagcttcacttcctgttttcaaaacaaaagcaccaattgtatcgtaatggctttccctatgataaaaggcaacgggtattttattttgtgaaaataaccggaagtgcgttgctcactgcggctagctttagtagctccgaattcgtgggaacaaaattgtaaacagccggtattttgtcagattttcatcacgttggggatctaaacgactactttctctcctgaaaatgtttcaaatgttgctaaagtttacagagtttagagcttaagagaaatcagcttcaggccggctgatttcggctcgggcaggagcgaaatgcattgtgggtaaacgctctgcatactgtctgatcgatgagtatgcagtatgtagtatgtagtatgtagtatgtagtatgtagtatgcagtatgtagtgtgtagtatgtagtatgtggtatttagtacgtagtatgtagtatgtggtatgtagtatgtagtatgtggtatgtagtatgtagtatgtagtatgtggtatgtagtatgtagtatgtagtatgtagtatgtggtatgtagtatgtagtatgtggtatgtagtatgtagtatgtagtatgtagtatgtggtatgtagtatgtagtatgtagtatgtggtatgtagtatgtagtatgtagtatgtagtatgtggtatgtagtatgtagtatgtagtatgtggtatgtagtatgtagtatgtagtatgtagtatgtggtatgtagtatgtagtatgtagtatgtggtatgtagtatgtagtatgtagtatgtagtatgtggtatgtagtatgtagtatgtggtatgtagtatgtagtatgtagtatgtggtatgtagtatgtagtatggaagtatgtagtatgaagtatgtggtatgtagtatgtggtatgtggtatgtagtatgtagtatgtggtatgtagtatgtagtatgtggtatgtagtatgtagtatgtagtatgtagtatgtagtatgtggtatgtagtatgtagtatgtagtatgtagtatgtagtatgtagtatgtagtatgtagtatgtagtatgtggtatgtagtatgtagtatgtagtatgtagtatgtggtatgtagtatgtagtatgtagtatgtagtatgtagtatgtagtatgtagtaggcggtttcgaacacagccacagagaccgaggagcacctgcagcggtgatgttacctgctagtttatctttattttattcctccatgcttcgtggtgtttgctgtaactgtgaatgtgatgcattcaacagacttttacaataataaaacctgcgttaatgcgcgataaaatatttatcggtgttaaatagttaacaagttaacgcgataataacgagttaactcgcccagccctaattatgaatgattctttttctttgcccCTCTCTTCTTTTCTTGTTGCACTTTCATGAATCACATGTAAACGTGTCAGGCATTGTGGGTGTGAAGCGGTTAACGTACGCTCGATAATAATGGCAGCCATAGAAATAGATGTTGTTGGGGCACAGCGCTGCTCCACAGCCGACCTTGTATGAGCTGTTCCACACCACCTGACAACAAAAGCCaaaatttattattatgtaTTTTCCAGATTAGAGTTATTTCTACACCATTTTATACATTCACTGAGTACTATATCAGGAACACCTGTGCACTCCGTTCATCAAACATTCGGTGGATCACCTGGCAGCAGATACAGCTCAGGAGCATCATGCAGCAGGATCACTGGTGCCAGATGAGAAGGTTTGAATATCTCTTCGATTAATATCACAACATCTGTGGTTCACTCACAAATGGTTCAAGAAGGCATTTAGTGAGAATCTCTTCCAATAGAAAAGCGCTGTTTACGGTATATCATCTTGTAAAAAAGTCTTCTGTAGCGTTATAATGAACAGGTTCACTGCTTTTTGGAAGCAGTAGAATTGGAGATGTTCATGATCATGAGAGGTATGAATGTgcaaccaaaaacaaacaaaaaaatgcagaaatgatCTGATACTGTCTCCTTATTATGGACCAGAATCTTAAAGTAATGTTCACAGCATCTTGTGAATGCATGTCACAGTGACCGTGCCTTTGCTGtggctgtgtctgtttttaaatcctatcttaaaacacatctcttctccttggctttcgacacgatgtgagatgttaaatgaataattttttttttaaatttattttagtattattattgttttaaatcatatagctgttgtatgtcttttcatttattcttgtattttattcttttattcttttaattttttgtttggattttgctgtacagcactttggtcaactgaggttgttgtgaatatatatatttataaatataaataaaattggattggattggaagAATCGGAACATACAGGATGTCAGTGCAAACACCTTTTGCACTGATTTCCCTGATTtatcatgattaatcgcatttataCCCAAAATCCAGAAATTGAtctaaaagtagtgtatagcttttagcatttagctttattttaaatgtgctgccatatgaatgaaagtgccataacatttgttgtgcaaacacacttttaacatcagcatctttctgtagtttttatgtagaagcctcgctccactgtctgtttccttgaatgacttgctgctatcagttgtgtgttttgcctttaagtgatattttagactggaactactacgctgagaagacaattcaacttggcagagtttacagatgactttggttctgtcgactccgccgtctggaagaactttaaaatgaaaacggccgagtaaaagttccgtacccttctccatgtttggtggatccgctgattactttcttttcctgttccaaagCAGacagcatcagacttttacaaaataaaagcctgtgagcaacagacttttacaataataaaaaataataataaaacaggggtggtccgtggcatagtgggttgagcaggcgccccatgtacagaggctatagtcctcgctgcagctggccccggttcgagtcccacattaaatcgccctgtgctgcatgttgttccccctctctctgccccctgcttcctgtctctctgaactttcctatccattaaagccaCAAAAGCccgccaatttaaaaaaaaattttttaaataaataaataaaagactatgtctctcggctggcctgggaacacctcggggtccccccagaagagctggaggaagtggccggggacagggacgtctgggtctctttgctcaagctgctgcccccgcgacccgatccccggaccagcggaagatgatggatggataaataaaaCCTACgttaattaaataattaacaagttaacgtgataataacgagttaactcgcccagccctaaataaaatgtgttttgtcaACTTTTAATCAGCGCATCTCCCTTTTTGTTGCGGCTCTCGAGCCGGTCGTAACAGACTCACATAATGTTTTTGGTTTAATCAATTTCGGTCATTCAGTCACTTTTATGTTGATGTTCCTCACTGCTTGACTCAGACATGCCTGGAAAACACTGACAGAGAGCCACAGTGTGCAGGCAATATTTGCTGTTCGCACAAGATTAGACGGTAAATCGAGTGAGGTACATCAAGTCCCCATCGAATTCGTTTTCTCACAACATGTCACATCCAACATATCCAACTGTGAGGGTTAGATTGCATTATATTAACAGTCCTTCACCCGAGGTCACTTCATTACAGTCACCACAGAAGCACAAAACAGAAAtcgacactggaaaaaatctaagtcttaccaagtatatttgtctcatttctagtcaaaatatctcattacacttaatataagacacaactgcctaacaagcaccatttcagtcagatatagggacttgttttaatacaatacatctggaatatcttgttaaatgaaaaagtcttgaaaacaaattgttttgagtcggatttcatatgaaacacgcttttttcacatttgaagaggtttttaagctaatttcaagatcacttttaactcaaaagtcctaaatatcacatcttatttcaagaaatcttgacaagccgattttcactagttccattggcagattttttgctcatttcaagcaaaaacgtctcgtatttgttgtttttcttacttatttttggaggggcattttttacaGTGCAGAGGTTTTCTCAATTCAGCAGGTCTTTTATTCCTTAAAAATGTAAACGAAGCTAACAAAGACATTGGGAAAGCCATCCATTCCTTTTCTATAACTTCTTAAACCTATTCAGAATTGTAGGACGGCTGAAAAACATTGATGTTTAGACATCTGGGATAGCAGAAGCTTaagctttgtgtgtgtgaatatgaCTCAGTGCAGCAGGCGATTGTCATGCGTAAAACCACAGAAGAGGAGGGTTAACAGGGCTTTTCTTAATTTGTTTATCTAATTTAACTTGTCATTTTAGTCTGACTGCTGCCACAAAGCGTTTCTGAAAGTTTGTGTATTTCCTTTGTTGTTCCATATAAGGAGCTCAGTGAAGAAATCCTTCCTTGTCTGCAAATAGTTCAGAGTTACCTTGGAGTTGTGTGTCTGTCCCCATTACAAAAGCTCAGGAAAGTTACAGGATAGAACATGATATAAAGAAATATTACTAATTATTTTTTAGCtatttgactaatttgaatttcccccattgggggatgaataaagtatttttctattctattctattctattctattctatgaaaAATCAGCTGAAAGACTAAAACAGCAGGCTCAGGTGCACCCTGCTGTGTTAGTTTGAAACCTTCGTCGTAACCTAGCAACAATACCACATGGGCTGCTGTTACCTGCGTGTAGTGGCCGATGGATTTCCCATTAGTGGATCCGTTGGGATAAAAGTATCGTGACATCTCACTGTGCCAGGCTTTGACAACGGTCGTCCACGAGTACGAAGAGGACGAGTAGAACAGATTCTCACCTAATTCATAACCTGGTTAATGGAGAAAAACACACGTCAGCTCTGTTCTGTAGGTATCCACAAATGCTCTTTTTGTTCTATCTCCTGTGGATAATGCTATTCAGACTAAACAGGCTTCATTAAAAGGCCCATTGATGATATTCTCCTTCATGATAATGTATTTTACTCGGTGAGTTTTTGTTATTAGAGTAGAGCATCAGGGCTGAGGATAAGATAATGTTCACAGTGACTCTGATCATCACTCAAAGGGGAAAGTTGGAAGGGAAGTGAGGCGATATTTGAGCCCGAGGCAGATGTAGCACAAAGTAAAGAGGAGACAGGAGAAACAACAGGAATAAAGAAAAGGCTAATGTACCACTGAGCAGGCGGGTGGTGGGTGGTCCATGAGAAAGAATGCATTTGTCAACCCAGGCTTGAGCAGTGACGGCTAACTCCTCGCTATAAGTCTGAGAcggaaacagaaacaaacaatggTTTATTTTCAGACTGACATTCATCATTCAGAGAAACACAAACTATCAAAGGATCTTATAtccacaaaaatatatatatctaaaAAAAGATGGCTTGGCTCAGGGTAAAATTGAGTTTTCATTGTAAAGGTGTGCTGTTCAACATCCTTTTACTGACAGGTTTCACAGTGCGTCCGTGGTGGAGGGCTTAGTTCAGAGGACACTGCACAGACAGCTTTGTGTAAGGGAAGACAATGATTTAACTAA
This window harbors:
- the LOC142380889 gene encoding cysteine-rich venom protein pseudecin, with the translated sequence MCPQPDICPQNTTVQAEIVDVHNAFRRAVEPSAADMLMMTYSEELAVTAQAWVDKCILSHGPPTTRLLSGYELGENLFYSSSSYSWTTVVKAWHSEMSRYFYPNGSTNGKSIGHYTQVVWNSSYKVGCGAALCPNNIYFYGCHYYRAGNFKGWPPYKVGTPCASCPDDCVDKLCTNPCPYINSFINCPTLKTLFGCKLSLVSEWCPASCKCTTEIIPIY